The Tenrec ecaudatus isolate mTenEca1 chromosome 9, mTenEca1.hap1, whole genome shotgun sequence genome window below encodes:
- the LOC142456311 gene encoding small EDRK-rich factor 2-like: MTRGNQRELARQKNMTKQSDSVKGKRRDDGLSAAARKQRDSEIMQQKQKKANEKKEEPK, translated from the coding sequence ATGACCCGCGGTAACCAACGAGAGCTTGCCCGCCAGAAGAATATGACAAAGCAGAGCGACTCGGTTAAGGGAAAGCGCCGAGATGACGGGCTTTCTGCTGCTGCCCGCAAGCAGAGGGACTCGGAGATcatgcagcagaagcagaaaaagGCAAACGAGAAGAAGGAGGAACCCAAGTAG
- the CHSY1 gene encoding chondroitin sulfate synthase 1 has protein sequence MQQLFYENYEQNKKGYIRDLHNSKIHRAITLHPNKNPPYQYRLHSYMLSRKIAELRHRTIQLHREIVLMSKYSHTEIHKEDLQLGMSPSFMRFQPRQREEILEWEFLTGKYLYSTADGQPPRRGMDSAQREALDDIVMQVMEMINANAKTRGRIIDFKEIQYGYRRVNPMYGAEYILDLLLLYKKHKGKKMTVPVRRHAYLQQTFSKIQFVEHEELDVKELADKINQEAGSLSFLSNSLKKLVPFQLPGSKNEHKEPKEKKINILVPLSGRFDMFVRFMGNFEKTCLIQNQNVRLVILLFNSDSNPDKAKQVELMRDYRVRYPKADMQILPVSGEFSRALALEVGSSQFNNESLLFFCDVDLVFTTEFLQRCRANTVLGQQIYFPIIFSQYDPKIVYSGKVPSGNHFAFTKKTGFWRNYGFGITCIYKGDLVRVGSFDVSIQGWGLEDVDLFNKVVQAGLKTFRSQEVGVVHVHHPVFCDPNLDPKQYKMCLGSKASTYGSAQQLAEMWLEKNDPSYSKSSYNGSVRTA, from the coding sequence aTGCAGCAGCTTTTTTATGAGAATTATGAACAGAACAAAAAAGGTTACATCAGAGATCTTCATAACAGTAAAATTCACCGAGCCATCACATTACACCCCAACAAAAACCCGCCCTACCAGTACAGACTTCACAGCTACATGcttagtcgcaaaatagctgaaCTTCGCCATCGCACTATACAGCTGCACCGAGAAATTGTCCTGATGAGCAAATATAGTCACACCGAGATTCACAAAGAAGATCTCCAGCTGGGAATGTCTCCTTCATTTATGAGGTTTCAGCCCCGACAGCGGGAGGAGATTTTGGAGTGGGAGTTTCTTACTGGAAAGTATTTATATTCAACTGCAGATGGTCAGCCACCTCGAAGAGGGATGGACTCAGCACAGAGAGAAGCCTTGGACGACATTGTCATGCAGGTCATGGAAATGATCAACGCCAATGCCAAGACCAGGGGGCGAATCATTGACTTTAAGGAGATACAGTATGGCTATCGCAGAGTGAATCCCATGTACGGGGCTGAGTACATCCTCGACCTGCTGCTGCTCTACAAGAAGCACAAAGGAAAGAAGATGACGGTCCCCGTGAGGCGGCACGCCTATTTGCAGCAGACCTTCAGTAAGATCCAGTTTGTGGAACACGAGGAGCTGGATGTAAAGGAGTTGGCCGACAAAATTAACCAAGAAGCTGGATCCTTATCCTTTCTCTCAAATTCCCTGAAGAAGCTTGTTCCATTTCAGCTTCCTGGGTCAAAAAATGAGCACAAggagcccaaagagaagaagatAAACATACTGGTTCCCTTGTCTGGCCGCTTTGACATGTTTGTGAGATTCATGGGAAATTTTGAGAAGACCTGTCTCATTCAAAATCAGAATGTCAGGCTTGTTATTCTGCTTTTTAATTCTGACTCCAACCCTGACAAAGCTAAGCAAGTTGAACTGATGAGAGATTACCGAGTGAGGTACCCTAAGGCTGATATGCAGATTCTGCCTGTGTCTGGAGAATTCTCAAGAGCTCTAGCCCTTGAAGTAGGATCTTCTCAGTTTAATAATGAATCTTTGCTCTTCTTTTGTGATGTTGACCTTGTATTTACTACAGAATTCCTTCAACGATGTCGAGCAAATACAGTTCTGGGTCAACAAATATACTTTCCCATCATTTTTAGCCAGTATGATCCAAAGATTGTTTATAGTGGGAAAGTTCCCAGTGGCAATCATTTTGCCTTTACTAAGAAAACCGGCTTCTGGAGAAACTATGGGTTTGGCATTACTTGTATTTATAAAGGTGACCTTGTTCGAGTGGGCAGCTTTGATGTTTCcatccagggctgggggctcgaaGATGTAGACCTCTTCAACAAAGTGGTTCAGGCAGGTTTGAAGACATTTAGAAGCCAAGAAGTAGGAGTGGTTCATGTCCATCATCCTGTCTTTTGTGATcccaatcttgatcccaagcagTACAAGATGTGCTTGGGATCCAAAGCCTCAACATATGGGTCCGCGCAGCAGTTGGCTGAAATGTGGCTAGAAAAAAACGATCCGAGTTACAGTAAAAGTAGTTATAATGGCTCAGTGAGGACAGCCTAG